AATAGCAATAGTGCGATTATTGCTGTTGCTTTTCCTTGCATCATAACGCTCATGCTCCTAGCTTCCTGTAGTAACAAAAATACCCCCAATAGGGTATACAGCCATATTGAGTTAATTATGGCAAAACAACATGAGATAAAACTGTATTAGATCAACCTTTAGTTAATAAAGCTACATTAGATAAAACTAATTCAGAAAATGGTAATTAAGTCACACTAATGAAGCATAAATTACATTAAGGGCAGGCAGCTAAGAGGTGTCAGCTTTTTTTACAAAAAAAATAAGTTAGGTTGAAAAAAGAGAGTATAGGAAAACAAAATATATATAACCATATGAAATTACATACCTATTAATAACTGGCAAGAAAAATGCAAAACTAAGCATGGTAACTCGTTTTATATGCAATCCTAGACAACTTAAGAAGGAAATAAAAATGATGTTAATTAAATCAATGTTAATCTCCGCTTTAATGCTTGTTTCAACCGCATCTTTTGCAGCGCCAATCACCTTTATGTCAGGTCTCGATGACGGTTGTGCTAAATGTACACTAAGCAATCAAAATGCTGGAACCTATGTCAACCCGACGGGTACTGATCTTGATGGTGCAAGTTGGATTCAACCCGATGATGCTTGGAATGTTATTGGGGATTACCGAGTATGGGAATTAGATTTGAATAAAAATGGCATGGATAATTATATTTCATCGCTATTTGTTTCATATGATGATTCATTAATAATTAAGAGCCAAGGAAATGTACTCTTTAACTCTGACGATTATGGCATTGCTTCCCCATGGAAAAAAATTACTGATGTTATTGCTTTAACCGGTGAGCTTTTCGTAGCTGGCAATGGCCGCCTAAACTTCTATGTAAATAATATAGGGGGCCCTACTGGCGTTATCTGGAAAGGTACTGCCAATGATGTAAGCACACAAGAAGTACCTGAGCCTGTAACAATTGCGCTACTTGGTATGGGACTATTTGGATTAGGAATGACTCGCAGACGTAAATCATCTACTAAGTAAATGATTGATAACATACCTTCTATAACCCAAAAAACCCAGATAGATTACCTAACTGGGTTTTTCGTTTTCTAATTAATTTTAGCTACATTTTTAATGACGTTTTAGCTTCGGGTTGTTAATGCGCCATGCGTCGTCTGGTCAATAGCAACAGATACAACAACACAACAATCATTACAGAGCTACTTCCACCCGAGGAGGATTGTGAAGTTGGTTCCACGCTCGACTCGGAACCATTATCAGGGCTAGGATCTGGCACAGTAACGTTCAATTTATCAATTTCATAGCGACCATCAAGCGCATAAAAAGTAATCCGATATTCTCCCTCGCCTTCAGTAAATAGAATATCAGCACCAGTAGCATCGACGATCCCATCGGCATTATCATCACCTAAGTTTTGACTCCAATCTGCATTTATATCGAACTTAAAGCGCCCTGCACCAGTGGCGTCACTCTGAGGCCCATTCGTCACGGTAATACGCCAAATATTAGGCTCTACTTGCTCCATCAAACTGGCAGCCCAATTATTGCTGACGCCACGGTAATAAACCGTTGCATAGATATTTTCAACACTACCCAAGGCTTTCAATACCGCATTACGGCGAGTCTCATACCAATTTTTACCTGAATCTAGAGTAAATATTCTATAGCGACTTTCATTGCCCCAACTAGCGGGTCTATCATTGATGACTTCATTATCTCCCGTGTCATTTTCCAACTCATCACG
This window of the Psychromonas sp. MME1 genome carries:
- a CDS encoding PEP-CTERM sorting domain-containing protein (PEP-CTERM proteins occur, often in large numbers, in the proteomes of bacteria that also encode an exosortase, a predicted intramembrane cysteine proteinase. The presence of a PEP-CTERM domain at a protein's C-terminus predicts cleavage within the sorting domain, followed by covalent anchoring to some some component of the (usually Gram-negative) cell surface. Many PEP-CTERM proteins exhibit an unusual sequence composition that includes large numbers of potential glycosylation sites. Expression of one such protein has been shown restore the ability of a bacterium to form floc, a type of biofilm.), with the translated sequence MMLIKSMLISALMLVSTASFAAPITFMSGLDDGCAKCTLSNQNAGTYVNPTGTDLDGASWIQPDDAWNVIGDYRVWELDLNKNGMDNYISSLFVSYDDSLIIKSQGNVLFNSDDYGIASPWKKITDVIALTGELFVAGNGRLNFYVNNIGGPTGVIWKGTANDVSTQEVPEPVTIALLGMGLFGLGMTRRRKSSTK